In one window of Nicotiana tabacum cultivar K326 chromosome 12, ASM71507v2, whole genome shotgun sequence DNA:
- the LOC107786346 gene encoding increased DNA methylation 3-like → MSDTECLNPEKKVKRIIWKRSKEKPNGEDSAENGMSLMKMEGNVKKRAHSDPMTSDLDRPYMMSLLPLPNLEECNSGVPIVLTGTACKGATGPPVGVVDIGVSEAAYYFRIALPGVKKDPGEFSCEIENDGKVLIRGLTSTGGRTVSKYSRVFDMKIQQQCSSGPFTLSFSLPGPVDPSGGADEMGVYEVDMQYLEMERCI, encoded by the exons ATGTCAGACACGGAATGCTTAAATCCTGAAAAGAAGGTTAAGAGAATAATTTGGAAGCGTTCCAAGGAGAAACCGAATGGGGAAGACTCTGCTGAAAATGGTATgtcattgatgaagatggaaGGTAATGTGAAAAAGAGGGCCCATTCCGATCCAATGACCAGTGATTTAGACAGGCCTTACATGATGTCCCTTCTCCCTCTTCCCAACTTGGAAGAATGCAACTCGGGGGTCCCTATTGTCTTGACCGGAACAGCATGCAAAGGGGCAACTGGACCACCTGTTGGAGTGGTTGATATTGGTGTTAGCGAAGCTGCATACTATTTTCGTATTGCCCTACCTGGAGTCAAGAAAGACCCTG GTGAGTTCAGCTGTGAAATTGAAAACGATGGGAAGGTCCTTATTCGAGGGTTGACGTCAACTGGTGGAAGAACTGTCTCGAAATACTCGCGGGTCTTTGATATGAAAATTCAGCAACAATGCTCATCTGGACCTTTCACTTTGTCCTTTAGTTTGCCCGGGCCTGTCGATCCTAG CGGCGGGGCGGATGAGATGGGAGTGTATGAAGTGGATATGCAGTATTTGGAAATGGAAAGATGCATTTAA